In Canis aureus isolate CA01 chromosome 12, VMU_Caureus_v.1.0, whole genome shotgun sequence, a genomic segment contains:
- the MCL1 gene encoding induced myeloid leukemia cell differentiation protein Mcl-1 isoform X2: protein MFGLKRNAVIGLNLYCGGAGLGAGSGGASSSGGRLLASGKEATTRREGGGGEAGAVIGGSAGASPPTTLAPDARRVARPSPIGAEGPNVSATPPRLLLLAPPCRASPPEEMEGPAADAIMSPEEELDGYEPEPLGKRPAVLPLLELVGEASSGPGMDGSLPSTPPPAEEEEDELYRQSLEIISRYLREQATGAKDAKPLGGSRAASRKALETLRRVGDGVQRNHETAFQGWVCGVLPCRGPRRWHQKCAAGFCRCCWSRSWFGISNKIAF from the exons ATGTTCGGCCTCAAGAGAAACGCAGTAATCGGACTCAACCTCTACTGTgggggggccgggctgggggccgGCAGCGGCGGCGCCTCCTCTTCGGGAGGGCGGCTTTTGGCTTCGGGGAAGGAGGCCACGACCAGacgggagggagggggaggggaagccgGTGCGGTGATTGGCGGAAGCGCCGGCGCAAGTCCCCCGACCACTCTGGCGCCGGACGCCCGGAGGGTCGCGCGGCCCTCACCCATTGGCGCTGAGGGCCCCAACGTCAGCGCGACCCCCCCGAGGCTGCTGCTGCTCGCGCCCCCCTGCCGCGCGTCGCCGCCTGAAGAGATGGAAGGCCCGGCCGCCGACGCCATCATGTCGCCCGAAGAGGAGCTAGACGGGTACGAGCCGGAACCTTTGGGGAAGCGGCCGGCGGTCCTGCCTTTGCTGGAGTTGGTGGGGGAGGCCAGCAGTGGCCCCGGCATGGACGGCTCGCTACCCTCGACGCCACCCCcggcggaggaggaggaagatgagttGTACCGGCAGTCCCTGGAGATTATCTCTCGGTACCTTCGGGAACAGGCCACAGGCGCCAAGGACGCGAAACCACTGGGCGGGTCTCGGGCGGCCAGCCGGAAGGCGTTAGAGACCCTCCGGCGAGTGGGGGACGGGGTACAGCGCAACCACGAGACAGCCTTCCAAG gaTGGGTTTGTGGAGTTCTTCCATGTAGAGGACCTAGAAGGTGGCATCAGAAATGTGCTGCTGGCTTTTGCAGGTGTTGCTGGAGTAGGAGCTGGTTTGGCATATCTAATAAGATAGCCTTTTAA
- the MCL1 gene encoding induced myeloid leukemia cell differentiation protein Mcl-1 isoform X1 → MFGLKRNAVIGLNLYCGGAGLGAGSGGASSSGGRLLASGKEATTRREGGGGEAGAVIGGSAGASPPTTLAPDARRVARPSPIGAEGPNVSATPPRLLLLAPPCRASPPEEMEGPAADAIMSPEEELDGYEPEPLGKRPAVLPLLELVGEASSGPGMDGSLPSTPPPAEEEEDELYRQSLEIISRYLREQATGAKDAKPLGGSRAASRKALETLRRVGDGVQRNHETAFQGMLRKLDIKNEDDVKSLSRVIVHVFSDGVTNWGRIVTLISFGAFVAKHLKSINQESCIEPLAESITDVLVRTKRDWLVKQRGWDGFVEFFHVEDLEGGIRNVLLAFAGVAGVGAGLAYLIR, encoded by the exons ATGTTCGGCCTCAAGAGAAACGCAGTAATCGGACTCAACCTCTACTGTgggggggccgggctgggggccgGCAGCGGCGGCGCCTCCTCTTCGGGAGGGCGGCTTTTGGCTTCGGGGAAGGAGGCCACGACCAGacgggagggagggggaggggaagccgGTGCGGTGATTGGCGGAAGCGCCGGCGCAAGTCCCCCGACCACTCTGGCGCCGGACGCCCGGAGGGTCGCGCGGCCCTCACCCATTGGCGCTGAGGGCCCCAACGTCAGCGCGACCCCCCCGAGGCTGCTGCTGCTCGCGCCCCCCTGCCGCGCGTCGCCGCCTGAAGAGATGGAAGGCCCGGCCGCCGACGCCATCATGTCGCCCGAAGAGGAGCTAGACGGGTACGAGCCGGAACCTTTGGGGAAGCGGCCGGCGGTCCTGCCTTTGCTGGAGTTGGTGGGGGAGGCCAGCAGTGGCCCCGGCATGGACGGCTCGCTACCCTCGACGCCACCCCcggcggaggaggaggaagatgagttGTACCGGCAGTCCCTGGAGATTATCTCTCGGTACCTTCGGGAACAGGCCACAGGCGCCAAGGACGCGAAACCACTGGGCGGGTCTCGGGCGGCCAGCCGGAAGGCGTTAGAGACCCTCCGGCGAGTGGGGGACGGGGTACAGCGCAACCACGAGACAGCCTTCCAAG GCATGCTTCGGAAACTGGACATCAAAAACGAAGACGATGTCAAATCGTTGTCTCGAGTGATTGTCCATGTTTTCAGTGACGGAGTAACAAACTGGGGCAGGATTGTGACTCTTATTTCCTTTGGTGCCTTTGTGGCCAAACACTTGAAGAGTATAAACCAAGAAAGCTGCATCGAACCATTAGCAGAAAGCATCACAGATGTTCTCGTAAGGACGAAACGAGACTGGCTAGTCAAACAAAGAGGCTGG gaTGGGTTTGTGGAGTTCTTCCATGTAGAGGACCTAGAAGGTGGCATCAGAAATGTGCTGCTGGCTTTTGCAGGTGTTGCTGGAGTAGGAGCTGGTTTGGCATATCTAATAAGATAG